Proteins from one Pongo abelii isolate AG06213 chromosome 7, NHGRI_mPonAbe1-v2.0_pri, whole genome shotgun sequence genomic window:
- the LOC129060857 gene encoding lymphocyte antigen 6S-like: MEKSLTGRDAKGRASPCPTFFSLASLQGKWLRISQRKEVSTPWAMKTLSLVLLVALLSVERAEGLHCYGCLAVSEGASCSMVSCPFPDGVCVSQKVSIFGSKVRGENKLCLSSCQKDFGFPLLKLTSAIVDSQICCKGDLCNAAVLAAGSPWALCVQLLLSLGSVFLWALL; encoded by the exons GAAGAGCCTGACGGGAAGAGATGCTAAGGGCAGggcctctccctgccccacctTCTTTTCTCTGGCAAGCCTGCAGGGCAAGTGGCTGAGAATCAGCCAGAGGAAGGAAG TCTCCACGCCATGGGCCATGAAGACCTTGTCCCTGGTCCTGCTGGTGGCCCTGCTGAGCGTGGAGAGAG CTGAGGGTCTGCACTGCTACGGATGCTTGGCGGTCTCAGAAGGGGCCTCCTGCAGCATGGTCTCATgccccttcccagatggggtctGTGTCTCCCAGAAAGTGAGCATCTTTGGCA GTAAAGTGAGAGGGGAGAACAAGCTCTGCCTCTCTTCCTGCCAGAAGGACTTCGGATTCCCCCTGCTGAAACTTACAAGTGCCATCGTGGACTCGCAGATCTGCTGCAAGGGAGACCTCTGCAATGCGGCGGTCCTGGCAGCCGGCAGCCCCTGGGCCCTGTGCGTGCAGCTCCTGCTCAGCCTGGGGTCAGTCTTCCTCTGGGCCCTGCTGTGA